Proteins encoded together in one Nitrospirota bacterium window:
- a CDS encoding (2Fe-2S) ferredoxin domain-containing protein — protein MAKPKYHILVCTNTRPPGHPKSSCGEKGAQGVVMKFSEELEKRGLFGQVILSGSTCIGMCNFGPIVLVYPDAVWYRGVTADDVAEIMNEHIMNGKPVERLMIPDSAWGE, from the coding sequence ATGGCTAAACCGAAATACCACATTTTAGTATGTACAAACACACGGCCGCCCGGTCATCCTAAGAGTTCATGCGGAGAAAAGGGTGCTCAGGGTGTTGTAATGAAATTCAGTGAGGAGCTTGAAAAGAGGGGGCTTTTTGGTCAGGTAATACTGAGCGGTTCCACATGTATAGGGATGTGTAATTTCGGCCCTATTGTTCTGGTTTATCCTGATGCAGTATGGTACCGCGGGGTTACGGCAGATGATGTTGCTGAAATAATGAATGAACATATAATGAACGGTAAGCCTGTTGAAAGGCTGATGATACCGGACAGTGCATGGGGTGAATGA